A window of Diorhabda carinulata isolate Delta chromosome 7, icDioCari1.1, whole genome shotgun sequence contains these coding sequences:
- the LOC130896198 gene encoding uncharacterized protein LOC130896198 isoform X2, with the protein MIFPVEIIEKILRQCNGTTLLNARKVDEDWKCIVDRISQKTKIWECCCKEEIPNNQLLEYLQQYREDDFNKWLNIYINWTSFENLDRVVCDIILSPADVPKISCIAVSKDFIALGTEDGRLKIYTSQWKMVFFERLSAVRINSLNFIESEFNDSGIDICLLFSHQSGLKIFCYDGFSSNYLEILDVKSHSVYKNFICYERFGGRITITKLVNVSGGRELCDIWFSRIYSPTCISCMNMWEGVCTFLINNEVKIIEYGSIEGSTMDIMKKKTSISFNFPHVDSQNTQILRNDVIVSLYRSEDDVKCDLIEFFLLGEKNKCSKKLFSTWEIFKCYITYIYLYGNTLLLGMDVGIVYIYHVSRWKHFDIRDYGQKLIIGKHPIICIDVKEMQNERRYYVSSRVNIHEISGFLPNVY; encoded by the exons atgaTCTTTCCAGTtgaaatcatagaaaaaatattaagacaATGTAATGGAACTACATTATTAAATGCTAGAAAAGTTGATGAGGATTGGAAATGTATAGTTGATCGTATTTCCCAG aaaacgaaaatttgGGAGTGCTGTTGCAAAGAAGAAATTCCCAATAATCAACTTCTAGAATACTTACAGCAATACAGAGAAGATGATTTTAATAAGTGGTTAAATATATACATCAACTGGACTTCGTTTGAAAATCTGGATAGAGTAGTTTGTGACATTATCCTAAGTCCTGCTGATGTTCCCAAAATATCTTGCATTGCTGTTTCCAAAGATTTTATAGCACTTGGTACTGAAGATGGTCGTCTCAAGATTTATACTAGTCAATGGAAAATGGTTTTCTTCGAGCGTCTTTCAGCAGTAAGAATAAACAGTctcaattttattgaaa GTGAATTTAATGATAGCGGAATTGATATATGTTTACTTTTTTCACATCAATCTGgacttaaaatattttgttatgatGGTTTTTCCTCAAATTATCTGGAAATCCTAGACGTGAAATCTCATAG CGTTTACAAAAACTTCATATGCTACGAAAGATTCGGCGGTAGAATAACGATAACCAAATTGGTGAATGTCAGTGGAGGCAGAGAATTGTGTGATATTTGGTTTTCAAGAATATATTCCCCGACCTGTATATCGTGCATGAATATGTGGGAAGGCGTCTGCACCTTTTTAATTAATAACgaagttaaaattattgaatacgGAAGTATTGAAGGATCTACTATGgatataatgaagaaaaaaactagtatatcttttaattttccTCATGTAGATAGTCAAAATACGCAAATATTAAGGAATGATGTTATCGTAAGTTTAT ATAGAAGTGAAGATGATGTTAAATGTGATTTAATCGAATTCTTTTTGCTGGGCGAGAAAAATAAATGCAGTAAAAAACTTTTCAGCACTTGggaaattttcaaatgttatataacttatatttatttgtacgGCAACACTCTTCTTCTAGGAATGGACGTAGGAATA gtTTATATTTACCATGTTTCCAGATGGAAGCATTTCGATATAAGGGATTACGGGCAGAAATTGATAATAGGCAAGCATCCTATTATTTGTATAGACGTGAAAGAAATGCAAAATGAAAGAAGATATTATGTATCTTCTCGAGTAAATATACATGAAATATCAGGATTTTTACCAAatgtatattaa
- the LOC130896197 gene encoding uncharacterized protein LOC130896197 isoform X1 produces the protein MEHLAQDLSIALEESESCGSLNIINVGKWGMRRRTRSAGNLHLYTNKPGDNNSDASSSSNSEIRIDKHRNKLVSFHQSDSDDMSFSITVAKTLNQRTSLRMRHPMYNFLKGVSHCLESDSVNEHSPARPNIRRKRKFKRMSVDETPMPPCGKRKRPQRMEIADNGKSSRYSIKIKPLHQSLVDKIEKFCHPSTGACNSMETQGFDENCEIASESSISWSGGEGHEGDDELTDWGPSMDSSSTMDQSFNDSDPREIRAGCRRLGEERPGFSINTSANERVAKFLQDTSKSELRLYGAERDKLGQLATLYSLDLWFESPSASLLRKTTRTPSMQPTQRHHSALTAVHKKIRTHSHHMIS, from the exons ATGGAACATTTGGCTCAAGATTTATCCATAGCTCTAGAAGAATCAGAAAGTTGTGGCTCTCTTAATATCATTAATGTAGGAAAATGGGGCATGAGACGAAGAACCCGCTCTGCAGGAAATTtac ATCTGTATACAAACAAACCTGGAGACAACAATTCTGATGCAAGTTCAAGTAGTAACTCCGAAATTCGTATCGACAAACATCGAAACAAACTGGTTAGCTTCCATCAGTCTGATTCGGATGATATGTCGTTTAGCATAACAGTAGCAAAAACATTAAATCAAAGAACATCCCTTAGAATGAGGCATCCCATGTATAATTTCTTAAAAG GTGTTAGTCACTGTCTGGAAAGTGACTCAGTAAACGAACATTCACCCGCACGTCCgaatattagaagaaaaaggaaatttaAGAGGATGAGTGTTGACGAAACACCAATGCCACCTTGCGGTAAAAGAAAAAGGCCTCAAAGAATGGAAATTGCTGATAATGGGAAATCTTCAAGATACAGTATAAAAATTAAGCCATTACACCAAAGCCTGGTAgacaaaattgaaaagttttgtCATCCATCCACTGGTGCT TGTAACTCCATGGAAACTCAGGGTTTTGATGAAAATTGCGAAATAGCAAGTGAAAGTAGCATAAGCTGGAGTGGAGGTGAAGGCCATGAAGGAGATGACGAGCTTACTGATTGGGGTCCATCAATGGATAGTTCCTCTACTATGGATCAATCATTTAATGACTCCGATCCCAGAGAAATTAGAGCAG GTTGTCGAAGGTTGGGTGAAGAACGACCTGGTTTCAGTATAAATACAAGTGCCAACGAAAGAGTAGCCAAATTTTTACAAGATACATCAAAGTCTGAATTGAGATTATACGGAGCAGAACGTGATAAATTAGGTCAGTTGGCGACGTTGTATTCATTGGATCTGTGGTTTGAAAGTCCAAGTGCGTCCTTGCTTCGAAAGACCACTAGAACTCCTTCAATGCAACCTACACAGCGACATCATTCGGCTTTGACAGCAGTACACAAGAAAATTCGTACTCACAGCCATCATATGATCTCATAA
- the LOC130896198 gene encoding uncharacterized protein LOC130896198 isoform X1: MKKGLMFINNFKTRNVVTVVVLFQFIQPTKGFGIKMIFPVEIIEKILRQCNGTTLLNARKVDEDWKCIVDRISQKTKIWECCCKEEIPNNQLLEYLQQYREDDFNKWLNIYINWTSFENLDRVVCDIILSPADVPKISCIAVSKDFIALGTEDGRLKIYTSQWKMVFFERLSAVRINSLNFIESEFNDSGIDICLLFSHQSGLKIFCYDGFSSNYLEILDVKSHSVYKNFICYERFGGRITITKLVNVSGGRELCDIWFSRIYSPTCISCMNMWEGVCTFLINNEVKIIEYGSIEGSTMDIMKKKTSISFNFPHVDSQNTQILRNDVIVSLYRSEDDVKCDLIEFFLLGEKNKCSKKLFSTWEIFKCYITYIYLYGNTLLLGMDVGIVYIYHVSRWKHFDIRDYGQKLIIGKHPIICIDVKEMQNERRYYVSSRVNIHEISGFLPNVY, translated from the exons ATGAAGAAAGGATTGATGTTTATAAATAACTTCAAGACAAGAAACGTAGTCACAGTCGTcgttttatttcagtttattcaACCAACAAAAggttttggaattaaaatgaTCTTTCCAGTtgaaatcatagaaaaaatattaagacaATGTAATGGAACTACATTATTAAATGCTAGAAAAGTTGATGAGGATTGGAAATGTATAGTTGATCGTATTTCCCAG aaaacgaaaatttgGGAGTGCTGTTGCAAAGAAGAAATTCCCAATAATCAACTTCTAGAATACTTACAGCAATACAGAGAAGATGATTTTAATAAGTGGTTAAATATATACATCAACTGGACTTCGTTTGAAAATCTGGATAGAGTAGTTTGTGACATTATCCTAAGTCCTGCTGATGTTCCCAAAATATCTTGCATTGCTGTTTCCAAAGATTTTATAGCACTTGGTACTGAAGATGGTCGTCTCAAGATTTATACTAGTCAATGGAAAATGGTTTTCTTCGAGCGTCTTTCAGCAGTAAGAATAAACAGTctcaattttattgaaa GTGAATTTAATGATAGCGGAATTGATATATGTTTACTTTTTTCACATCAATCTGgacttaaaatattttgttatgatGGTTTTTCCTCAAATTATCTGGAAATCCTAGACGTGAAATCTCATAG CGTTTACAAAAACTTCATATGCTACGAAAGATTCGGCGGTAGAATAACGATAACCAAATTGGTGAATGTCAGTGGAGGCAGAGAATTGTGTGATATTTGGTTTTCAAGAATATATTCCCCGACCTGTATATCGTGCATGAATATGTGGGAAGGCGTCTGCACCTTTTTAATTAATAACgaagttaaaattattgaatacgGAAGTATTGAAGGATCTACTATGgatataatgaagaaaaaaactagtatatcttttaattttccTCATGTAGATAGTCAAAATACGCAAATATTAAGGAATGATGTTATCGTAAGTTTAT ATAGAAGTGAAGATGATGTTAAATGTGATTTAATCGAATTCTTTTTGCTGGGCGAGAAAAATAAATGCAGTAAAAAACTTTTCAGCACTTGggaaattttcaaatgttatataacttatatttatttgtacgGCAACACTCTTCTTCTAGGAATGGACGTAGGAATA gtTTATATTTACCATGTTTCCAGATGGAAGCATTTCGATATAAGGGATTACGGGCAGAAATTGATAATAGGCAAGCATCCTATTATTTGTATAGACGTGAAAGAAATGCAAAATGAAAGAAGATATTATGTATCTTCTCGAGTAAATATACATGAAATATCAGGATTTTTACCAAatgtatattaa
- the LOC130896197 gene encoding uncharacterized protein LOC130896197 isoform X2, translating into MEHLAQDLSIALEESESCGSLNIINVGKWGMRRRTRSAGNLRVSHCLESDSVNEHSPARPNIRRKRKFKRMSVDETPMPPCGKRKRPQRMEIADNGKSSRYSIKIKPLHQSLVDKIEKFCHPSTGACNSMETQGFDENCEIASESSISWSGGEGHEGDDELTDWGPSMDSSSTMDQSFNDSDPREIRAGCRRLGEERPGFSINTSANERVAKFLQDTSKSELRLYGAERDKLGQLATLYSLDLWFESPSASLLRKTTRTPSMQPTQRHHSALTAVHKKIRTHSHHMIS; encoded by the exons ATGGAACATTTGGCTCAAGATTTATCCATAGCTCTAGAAGAATCAGAAAGTTGTGGCTCTCTTAATATCATTAATGTAGGAAAATGGGGCATGAGACGAAGAACCCGCTCTGCAGGAAATTtac GTGTTAGTCACTGTCTGGAAAGTGACTCAGTAAACGAACATTCACCCGCACGTCCgaatattagaagaaaaaggaaatttaAGAGGATGAGTGTTGACGAAACACCAATGCCACCTTGCGGTAAAAGAAAAAGGCCTCAAAGAATGGAAATTGCTGATAATGGGAAATCTTCAAGATACAGTATAAAAATTAAGCCATTACACCAAAGCCTGGTAgacaaaattgaaaagttttgtCATCCATCCACTGGTGCT TGTAACTCCATGGAAACTCAGGGTTTTGATGAAAATTGCGAAATAGCAAGTGAAAGTAGCATAAGCTGGAGTGGAGGTGAAGGCCATGAAGGAGATGACGAGCTTACTGATTGGGGTCCATCAATGGATAGTTCCTCTACTATGGATCAATCATTTAATGACTCCGATCCCAGAGAAATTAGAGCAG GTTGTCGAAGGTTGGGTGAAGAACGACCTGGTTTCAGTATAAATACAAGTGCCAACGAAAGAGTAGCCAAATTTTTACAAGATACATCAAAGTCTGAATTGAGATTATACGGAGCAGAACGTGATAAATTAGGTCAGTTGGCGACGTTGTATTCATTGGATCTGTGGTTTGAAAGTCCAAGTGCGTCCTTGCTTCGAAAGACCACTAGAACTCCTTCAATGCAACCTACACAGCGACATCATTCGGCTTTGACAGCAGTACACAAGAAAATTCGTACTCACAGCCATCATATGATCTCATAA